The Anopheles maculipalpis chromosome 3RL, idAnoMacuDA_375_x, whole genome shotgun sequence genomic sequence ATCCTGACGACGGGCTTCTCGCGTCATTCGGACCGTCAGTACGCCGTCTGGGATCAGCACGACCTAAGGAAACCGCTCACGCAGGAGGTGATTGATAGTTCGAGCGGTATCGTCACGCCGTACTACGACTACGACACACGCATGGTGTACCTAGCGGGCAAGGGTGATGGTAACATCCGGTACTACGAGGTGGTAGACGAGCCACCGTACGTGCACTATCTGAACCAATTTCTGTCCGGCCAGCCACAGAAAGCTCTCGGCTTTATGCCGAAACGTGGCCTGAACGTACACCAGTGTGAGGTGTTCCGCTTCTACAAGCTACATGCGGCCGGTAACATCTGCGAACCCATCTCGATGATCGTACCACGCAAGTCCACATTGTTCCAGAGCGATCTCTACCCAGACACACTAGCAAACGTGCCAGCGATCGGCGCGAAGGAGTGGTTCCAGGGTCGCAATGTTTCGCCGATCCTAATGTCGATGAAGACGGGTAAGACAAAACTGGTTGGGGGGAGATATATTTCGCCCAGCAGAATATTAAtcgttttccgttttgttgGTAGGTGAATCGATCATGATGGAGGTGTCGAATGGCAAATCGAACCGTAACAGTACAGAGTCAAAGATTCAACGAACACATTCCATCCATCTTGCGAACGGAAACCAACCGAACGGTGGTACTAACACGAACGGCCACACTGGATTACTGATGTCGAACGGAATCGATCGAAGCCacctgcagcaacagcagcacctgCAGCAGCAGAATGGTACTTACGGATCGAACCTAACCAATGGCAACAACAATCATCCTTTGAGCGtcaaacaacagcagcaacattcgaccaacaaagaaaacgaactACTGGACAACCGCAAGATGGATAACAATACGAAGAAGTTTGCCTTCCTCTCGCAACCGACCATTCCTGACTATCGACCACAAACGGTACACGCCACATACATATATTGTTGATGGTTGATTTCCCCCGGTGATCTGACGatgttctttcctttttcctgtCAGATTATCGAGAAAAGCCAGAAAACGTCCACCAACCAGAGTACAAAGTTTCACCAACTGCAGGCAATCTTTGGGCAGCAAACCACAAACCACAAGGACATTGCTAACCTGCAAAACAATCTGCTCAGTAACTCGCGCAACAGCTCCCGTAATAGTTCACTCGAAAACATCAATCTGCTTAACTCGGAAAATGAGGTACACACATCTGCTCATGCAATGTAGTgccttttgctgtttgctaaCACAAATGTATgcattgcttgtttgtttcagCTCCGGAAGGCGTTTAACAAGCAGGCGGACGAAATCAAGAGCCTGCGCAAAACGCTCAATCTGTCCGAGAAGCGTGTGCGCGAGCTAGAAACGGAAGTGAAGCGGCTACAGCAGCAACTAAAGCAACACCAATAATTCACCgtcgcaaaacaaaagaacgcCAGAAAAAGAGTTTTGGAAGGGAGATTATACACATTGTGATTGGGAATTTGTGATCATTTCGAAAAAGGGGCAGTTTTTGaggtaatattttttcttgtgttttatctctcactctctttctctatttcGCGCGCCTTTGTGTAGGAAGCATTAAATATGAATATGTGGGtgcgttttgtgtgtcttgtcAAAACATTTAGAGGCGTTCTCCTCCTTTACGATTGGTTGTCGTATGATTTTGTTGGGACATTTAGTGCCCGTG encodes the following:
- the LOC126563567 gene encoding coronin-B-like produces the protein MLELLDPDIGGEMQLARPATAATTRSALEAIKKKFELAAAAASADMSEKHLLEKGKEVKPKVVGSAGVPSTPDGIEPSPAKPPSATGLIDSRGCAKPAKKFGGTRSEFVGKLRALCEAGGVTGLAGNGGTGGGGGCGGCGVGGGGGGVEEKRISKSTDDIADSDERDMTNTQLWFRGVRPSKFRHVYGLPTRKECCYTDISVVRSGNDGNFCAVNPTFLAIVADTTFVVIPIATTGRIDFQCCKVIGHAGQILDLKWNPFDDHTIASASDDCTIKIWNIPEGGLANNLTTYVTELVGHKRKVLHIEWHPTAANVLLSAGFDHTVCVWDIGNSDRPLLNVIDCHVDMIYSLAINRDGSMIATTSKDKKLRVIEPRSGIVVSEGICHMGTKCSKAVFLDNGRILTTGFSRHSDRQYAVWDQHDLRKPLTQEVIDSSSGIVTPYYDYDTRMVYLAGKGDGNIRYYEVVDEPPYVHYLNQFLSGQPQKALGFMPKRGLNVHQCEVFRFYKLHAAGNICEPISMIVPRKSTLFQSDLYPDTLANVPAIGAKEWFQGRNVSPILMSMKTGESIMMEVSNGKSNRNSTESKIQRTHSIHLANGNQPNGGTNTNGHTGLLMSNGIDRSHLQQQQHLQQQNGTYGSNLTNGNNNHPLSVKQQQQHSTNKENELLDNRKMDNNTKKFAFLSQPTIPDYRPQTIIEKSQKTSTNQSTKFHQLQAIFGQQTTNHKDIANLQNNLLSNSRNSSRNSSLENINLLNSENELRKAFNKQADEIKSLRKTLNLSEKRVRELETEVKRLQQQLKQHQ